In Mangifera indica cultivar Alphonso unplaced genomic scaffold, CATAS_Mindica_2.1 Un_0014, whole genome shotgun sequence, the following are encoded in one genomic region:
- the LOC123205744 gene encoding uncharacterized protein LOC123205744, which translates to MAVALTLTCGVACLVVFRCGRCLWKRCTCVGSHDSASWADATPHEFEPVPRLCQLILAVYETDLRHPQFPPPGGYKLNPDWLFKRATYDQTLGHVPPYLIYVDHDNREIILAIRELNLTKENDYKTLLDNRLGRQMFDGGYVHHGLLKSAEWLFNQESETLKRLWIENGSEYDLIFVGHSLGSGVAALATLMVVNHREKLGGIPRTKIHCYAVAPARCMSLNLAVKYADVINSVILQDDFLPRTATPLEDIFKSIFCLPCLLFFVCLGDTFISEGRKLRDTRRLYAPGRMYHIVERKFCRCGRFPPEVRTAIPVDGRFEHIVLSCNATSDHAIVRIEREAEKALQRMREKIPETITAPPMVQKMERQKTIEKEHKDALDSAVSLNIPHAVTEPEEPQKHEADFSQGEHEDASNTK; encoded by the exons ATGGCAGTGGCACTAACATTAACATGCGGAGTCGCATGTCTTGTCGTCTTTCGTTGCGGCCGCTGTCTGTGGAAACGTTGCACCTGCGTGGGTTCCCACGACAGCGCCTCCTGGGCCGACGCCACACCTCACGAGTTCGAGCCTGTCCCACGTCTCTGCCAACTTATCTTAGCTGTCTACGAGACAGACCTCCGCCACCCACAATTCCCTCCTCCCGGCGGCTACAAACTCAACCCGGACTGGCTCTTCAAGCGCGCCACTTACGACCAAACCCTCGGCCACGTGCCTCCTTACCTCATCTATGTTGATCACGACAACCGCGAAATAATCTTGGCCATTCGCGAGCTTAATCTGACCAAAGAAAATGATTACAAAACTTTGTTGGATAATCGATTGGGAAGACAAATGTTTGACGGAGGATATGTTCATCATGGGTTGTTGAAGTCTGCGGAATGGTTGTTCAATCAAGAGAGTGAGACTTTGAAAAGACTGTGGATTGAGAATGGGAGtgaatatgatttgatttttgtgGGGCATTCGTTGGGTTCGGGGGTGGCGGCGTTGGCTACTCTTATGGTGGTCAACCATAGAGAAAAGTTGGGTGGGATTCCGAGGACTAAGATTCACTGTTACGCCGTTGCGCCGGCGAGGTGTATGTCCCTAAATTTGGCGGTTAAGTATGCTGATGTGATTAATTCTGTCATTTTGCAG gATGATTTCTTACCTAGAACAGCTACTCCTTTGGAAGATATTTTCAAGTCGATATTCTG TTTGccttgtttattattttttgtgtgctTGGGGGACACCTTCATATCAGAGGGTAGAAAGCTCAGAGATACTCGAAGACTTTATGCACCTGGTCGAATGTATCATATTGTGGAGAGAAAATTTTGCAG ATGTGGGAGGTTTCCTCCAGAAGTGAGAACCGCTATTCCTGTAGACGGAAGATTTGAACATATTGTCTTATCTTGTAATGCCACATCTGATCATGCGATTGTTAGGATAGAAAGGGAAGCAGAGAAAGCTTTACAA agaatgagagaaaaaatcCCAGAAACAATCACAGCTCCTCCAATGGTACAGAAAATGGAAAGGCAAAAGACCATTGAAAAAGAACACAAAGATGCATTGGACAGTGCTGTTAGTTTGAATATACCCCATGCCGTAACTGAACCAGAGGAGCCTCAAAAACATGAGGCTGACTTTTCACAAGGTGAGCACGAAGATGCATCAAACACTAAATGA